The genome window CAcatgttgtggtgaggataatatggacgaggggagaacaatgttgcacTGAGATTATGagaagggaaggcaggaaaggttacatcagtgcttagttctcatggccccttcttacatgcccagggtaaggccaatgtCCACCTTGCGGACCAGTTTGACTAGGAatcctgataataataataataataataataataataataataataataataataaaatataataataacatttgattcatatacctcccttcaggatgacacccactcagagcggtttacaaagtatggtattatccccacaacaacaaacaccctgtgaggtagatggggctgagagagctcctagaccctgtgactgacccaaagtcacccagctggcttcaggtggaggagtggggaatcaaacctggttctccagattagagtcctgtgctcttaaccactacaccaaactgatggagttttgccatcttctgggcatgaagcagggggcactgggtgtgtgtgagaggtggtatttgggaatttcctgcattgtacagggggttggactagatggccctagaggtcccttccaaccctataattctgtGTTTCAATTATTCTAGTCTATGAagtcataagctgctttgggacccccatgggagagggaaaaaacatcaGAATGCAAGTAGCGAAAGGAACACATGCAATCCTGGTGGGCTGCCAAGAGCTTCTTTGCTTCCCAGCATCAACCACTCCAGccctgacctgggtggcccaggctaCCCCGATCTTGTCCGATCTCAGATGCTAAGTAGGGCCAGgcctggttagcacttggatgggagaccacaaaggaagggtccctctgcagagccaggcaatagcaaaccacctccgaATACACCTCGAAAACTCTACGGGGTCTTAATCATTCAGCTGCAATCCTATAAACACTTTCCCAGGGGTCAGATGTTGTGGGTGGCCCAGGCTTGTCAGAgacaggaagctaagcaggaggGGCTCTCTTAGCAATGGTAGGGGGGACTGCCCCGGAAGTCTAGACAGAGGCAGGTGGCCGGAAAGCACCTTTGAATGTTTCATGTCTCGCAAGCCCtgtggggtcaccgtaagtcgcctgcgacttgacagcacttgccACCACCATCTCCAGCCCCAGGCAGAGACCATCTGCTTCCAGGAAGAACAGCCTGTTCCCCAGACAGGAAGACAGGCTGATCTGGCAAGGGCACGCTGGCGCTTTTGTGTTTATATATGTCTGTTTTTCCGATTACCTTTCTGCAGCTTGGACTGGTTCTCCTGGAGCCAGCTGAAGAGGCTGGCGAAGTCGCAGTCGCACAGCCAGGGGTTGCCCTCCAAGCGGAGGCTGCGCAGGTTGGGCAGGGCATCCAGGGCTTCCACCGCCAGGGTCTGCAGGCTGTTGTTGTTCAGCTCCAGCACCTGCAGCTGCTCCAGGCTCTCGAAGGCCGCCTCGTCCACCTCGGCCAGATGGTTGTTGCCCAGGCTGAGCTTGATCAGCTTGGCGGCTGACTTGAAGATGCCGGCGGCCAACTCGGTCAGGTTGTTGTAGCTGAGGTCGAGGAAGACCAGCTTGGCCGAGCTGCTGAAGGTGCCGTCCTCCAGGCTCAGGAGGGAGTTGTGGCTGAAGTCCAGGTAGACCAGGTCACTGTAGAAGATGAAGAAGTCCGCCGGGATGGCTTGGATGTAGTTGTCGGCCAGGAGCAGCTTGCGGGCGTCCAAGGGGAAAGGGCTGGGGATGCTAGGCAACCCTTGGCCGCGGCAGTCGATGGTGTGGTAGTCCAGGCAGCTACAGACGGCGGGGCAGAAGTGCCcgagagggaaggagagcaagGAGAGGAGCAGGAAAGGCGGTAGGGAGCCCAGAGGGAACCATGGCCGCATCATCGGGGCTTGCTCAAGCCGAGAGAATCGCCCGCTCTGTCGCTTTAGGAgaaaggcattttttttaaaaaagggattctttatttttaggtggatagccgtgCTGGCCAGCAGTAGAAGTGGAGTGGAAAGCttctgccctggaaatcttgcggATCTCTAAGGTGtccctggactccaatcctgctctTTATTTGTTGGTCGGcgcggctctgtgtgtgtgtgggatggaAGCGTGCGCGCGCTTTGGGAGCGCGTGTTTCTTTTATCCAGGAGAGATCAAATCTCAGAGATCAGATAGCAGCAGGCTCCGGAGGAGGCGGGGAAGGGAGAGGCAGGCGTGGGGGAGGGCGAGAAGCGAGAGGGTTTGTGCAGCCGCCGCACGAGAGTCACGCCAGAGAATCGCCGCGGGTGGAGTTAAGGAAGCGTGCGAGTCGCACCAGAGAATCGCCGCGGGTGGAATTGAGGCAGCACAAGAGTGGCACCAGAGAATCGCAGAAGGTTGAGGGAAAGGCGGCAGGAAAGTCACATCAGAGAATCGCAGAAGGTTGAGTTGAGGCGGCACAAGAGTCGCACCAAAGAATCGCCGCTGGCTGAATTAAAGCTGCAGAAGAGTCGCACCAGGGAATCGCAGAGGGCTGAGGGAAAGGCAGCTCGAGAGTCGCACCAGAGAATCGCGGCGGGTTGGTGGAAGGGCGGCCGAGGcgcgggaggtgggggggggggcgtgcgtGGGCAGCTTCAAGGGGTCCGGGACGTGTGGAAAGGTGAGGGTTTACTTTCAGGAAGCGCTCGACGAGCGCCGCGGACGGCAGAGGGCGTTGGATTTCCCTGCCAGGCGCAGCGTCGGGTGCTTCTTGCCGCACAAGGGGAAAGCGAGGCAGGGGGCACGGGCAGAACGATACGGGCTCTCGGTCTGCTACATCTTCAAAGGGAATGGGGAGAGTTTGCGCAGGGGGCCACGGAAAGCTTGGggaatttaaaacaaatccaaGACTGCAACATACAAAATTGCAAACGAACAAAAATGACCTGGCCATTTGATTGAGACAGAGTTTTCACAAAACATCCTTGGAAATAACTCCTTCTCCCCGTAATACTAGAACTAAGGGGCATCTGGTGAATACATTCAGAGTCTCTCTCATGAGAGGCCTtggcgtgtgttcgtcaagtgtagggagatacaacATTAGCAGAGAagtgtagtttgaaaagacagagacggtggagatcgctcctcagagggtttgttaatttcatcttctcctccctgaaggctctgtcaatttcacctctccagtctaaaactgtgtaggattacaatcagagggcagcgaggaatggaaatgggctggagctgccttccagagccgaacttggacctggagaggttctaatgggctgaagtttcccttctggcatttcacagctccttcacaccgctccagtgtatagcaaagcctttgccctgcctccggctctgtctttttaaactggctaccattgcatcatCTTCAAAGGGACTGGGGAGAGTTTGCACAGGGGGCCACTGAACGCTTGggaaacttaaaacaaatccaagACATACAAAACTGCAAATGAACAAAAATGGCCTAACCTCTACTGTTTGGGTTAAGTCTAAGACGCAAAAAAATCCCCCAAAAGGGAGGCATCTTTTTGAGAGAAATGCTCTCTCTCCATGCACAAGGCACACTTTGCATTTTGCCAGTGCAACTAGCCTGTTCCAGAGATGTTGTCTGAATGCACTGTATGAACACTTGAAGCTGCCTCTGCCACCAGGGGTATGGATTGCTGACCCTTGCctagcaggattggagtccaggggcacctttgagaccaatgagattttcagggcGTAAGTGTTtgcaagtcagagctcccttcttcagacagatgtctggacactggactcaaatcctgcagttctattGCAGGCCAACGTATCTACCCACCTAAAAATGCCCCTTGCCCATTCTTGAAATTCCTTTCAACACATGGTCCCATGCAGGGCAGGGTTAGCAATCTCCAGgcaggacctggagttctcctggaattacagagatcagattagcatcacacacatacacacaccctgaGCTCcatctccaaactctgccttccccagtctcacacacacacaccccatctccaggaatttcccaaaccagagctggcagtCCTAGGTCCATTTAGATATTCTTCTCCAGATGTCcaaaaggggtggaatgcaactggtTTGTACATCAATTACCATAAATATCTGGATTCATTTGGGTCTGGTGTTGGACTTTTAGCCTGCACATATGCACAGCATGCAGAACAGGGGAAAGAAATTTtagttgttattttattttatttgtcatttatagtccacctttctcactgagaatcaaggcggattacacagtgtgagattagtacagtcagtttcaaggacatttccataaacaatgccatggggtaaataaacacaattttacaaagacatagcattaggaaGAATTCAATAGAGCATAACATAACTTCCTTTCATTGCTCTACCTGGTGTTTCCTTGAGTGACAAAACTGTTATGGATAAATCAACACAGCAGCAGCAAGGattgaatgggaaaacttccGATGCCAGCGTTCCAGGAAGAACTGCTCAGATTCTGCCCCTCAACAAGTAGTGATAGGTTTTTAGGTTAGTTTTCAGGGCCAGTTTCAGTTCAGTTCAATTCTTTCATTAATACTTGTAGACTGACAGGTCACAagcaaacaagaaaaaagaatatAATGGTATGTTAATATACATACAATGTGAATAACACAGgaataccaaaaaaaattacattagGAAGTAATGCCATTAAATGCCATAGACAAAAGTTTACTGTGTACATACAAATATAAGAATATAGTAGTCATACTGTGGAAACTTGCCCGTTGGATGTCTTCCCAGATGGAGTTTCttgctgcacctgttgaattggaAGCTTACCCGTTGGATGTCTTCCCAGATGGAGTTGTTTACTGTACCTGTTGAACTTTCTTGTTAATAATTAATTATCACACTATGATTTTTCAGCAAATTGTTTATTGGTTTATAATGGTCCATGTAGTGCTAGTGTAAGTACAGAAGGCAATGTGAATTCTGTACTCTTAAAATATTCAATGTATACCTTCACTTTGACCTTCATTGCTTTTTCATTCATTTGATTTATGTTTGTCTTCCTACATGTGTGGTTTTCCACCTTCTAAACAGGCAAGATAGACAAAAGTTTTGCAACTGCAAGAATCATGTTTGGATCAGTACCTGCTCGTAACTTAGCTACAACCTCTTGTTTTGCAACAGAAGTCCATTTTTGGATATAAATTGTGATCCATTTGTTACGAGCCAAGGTGTATTTGTTGCAATCGATTAAAAAAAGTGCCAGATGGGGACCAGTTTCAGGTTTTGATGGGGTTCACAGCAGGATGCCCTGGTCCCTTCATGAAATAGATTGT of Eublepharis macularius isolate TG4126 chromosome 17, MPM_Emac_v1.0, whole genome shotgun sequence contains these proteins:
- the LRRC38 gene encoding leucine-rich repeat-containing protein 38, whose amino-acid sequence is MMRPWFPLGSLPPFLLLSLLSFPLGHFCPAVCSCLDYHTIDCRGQGLPSIPSPFPLDARKLLLADNYIQAIPADFFIFYSDLVYLDFSHNSLLSLEDGTFSSSAKLVFLDLSYNNLTELAAGIFKSAAKLIKLSLGNNHLAEVDEAAFESLEQLQVLELNNNSLQTLAVEALDALPNLRSLRLEGNPWLCDCDFASLFSWLQENQSKLQKGLNEIQCSVPMEDRKIFLSELSESSFRDCKFNLSLTDLIIIIFSGVAVSIAAIVSSFILALIVNCFQRCAPSKDDDDDEDSED